CTTCAGTCAAACTTTGTTGGACAGATTCTAAAAATAAAGCAAAAGCTTTGTCTTTAATTGTTGCAGATAATCTAAGTTCCACTTTAAACATATCGCTATGGGAATAATCGGGGGCTTCTTTTCCTTCTGATAAGGTATTTTTAAAGATTTTGTCTACTCCCTGTCCAGAACGCTCTACGATTCCGGTCTTGGATAAAACATCAGCTAGCAGTCTGTTGCGTGGAGTGCTTGGTATGGTCAAAAGGTTGTCAATAGTTACTCCTATTGGAAATCCACCAATATTGGTAATGATTAGTTTTTGTGGATATTGCTTAATTACCGTTTCGCTATTTCTTCGATAGTCACGATGTGCAATGGCGTTATTTATTGATTCGCGGATGACTTCTTCATTGAAATAAGGAATATCAAAAATATAAGGCCCATCTTTTACTTGGACTGCTCCATTTCTAGCATCAATGTCTTTCCATAATTTATCGATCATGAGATAAAAAGCCTGTCGATATACTTTTCTGTTATCGAAAGGTATTTGAGATTCGGTTGAGCGATATTCGAGCATAATGGCTGCTTGTGGAAATAGCTTTTGTAAAATACTGTCTTTCCCTAATAGTAAAATTGCAGCGTTGGTGACTTTTTTACCTTCGATTAAACCAAGATCTGATAAGATTTGTTTTTTGGGTAAGGTGAGAAAAGAGGGGTTTTTTTGCTTGAGGGCATACTTTTGTCGTAAAATATTTATTGCGTCATCATCTAAGTCGTTAATGCTGGCATTTTCGCATAACTGTTCCGAGAAGTCAGGTTCTTGTTCTTGTATTATTTTCAAGAATACTTCGTCAGACATTGGTTTTAATTCTTCTCCTACTCTCATTAGAGCAACATCTTCAAACTTGAATACTCTTCCAAAAGGTCGAGAAGGTACTTCTATTATTAAAACACGTCCTTTTTTATTTATTTCGTTTTCGTAAAGTTCATATACTATTACTCGTATTCCCGTGTCCCTATATATGTCAGCTTCTAATTGTCCTATTGCTCCTTCACACTGGCTTGTGCCTATTATTCGGTGGGGATATTTATCTTCCATACCGATAATAATAGAACCGCCTTTTTCATTACATAATGCTGTTACATAGCCTAGGATACAACGTCTACGTTCGGATGGTTTAATTCGTGAACCGCCATCATAAGCGATATTCCCATGTTCTCCTTTTTTGAATTCGACTTTGTCTTCGGATTCTTTGCAATATTTTAATTGTTCTAATGTCCACATTTTAATGACTTTTTTATAACACCTTGAATTCATACCCTTCCTCTTTCAGGAATTCAATGGCACGAGGAAGTGCATATTGCAGGTTACCATTATTCCAGGACTTCAGTGAATCATGGAAAGTGATGATGGAACCGTTGCGTGCATAGCGCTTCACATTGTTCAATACTTGTTCCGGACGCATTCGCTTACTATAATCACGAGTCACGAGATCCCACATGATAATGCGGTAATGATAGCGCAAGGTATAATACTGCCGGAACCCCATGTGTCCGTGTGGCGGACGGAAGAGGTCGGAATGAATAATTTCGTCTACCTTTCTGGCGTTTGCGAGGTAATCCGGATTGGAATATTCAAATCCACGGATGTGGTTGAAGGTATGGTTGCCGATGCGGTGTCCGTGTTCTACCACCATCCGGTATTCATCCGGGTGCTTGCGTATATTGTCGCCTACCATAAAGAAGGTAGCTTTAATATGATGCTTTTCCAGTAGTTCCACTACCCAGGGAGTTACTTCGGGGATAGGTCCGTCATCGAAAGTCAGATAGACTGCCCGTTCGCTCGGGTCCATCCGGAAGATGGCTTGTGGATACAACGCCCGGAAAAGCCAAGGTGGTTGTTCTATAAACATGAGAGTCTGTGTTAAACAAGTATTAAGTAATAAGTATTAAGTATTATCCGTGTGGCAAACATATCGAAAGCTATGATAATACTTACTACTTACTACCTAAATATTTAATATTTATTTCCCTTTCATTCTCGTCACGTACTCGTTATAAAGTTGGTCGAGTTGTGTAGAGTAATGTTTTGCGAGTTCTTCTGATTTGTATTTTTCCATTAAGCGGACTTCGGCGTCAAGCAAGCTGGCGTTGTACACGAAGTTTTCGCTGGCGATGGCAAGCTGGCTGTCGCTTAGGCTAAGATACCAGATCATGTATTCGAGCGATTTGTTGGCAAGCTCGTCGATGATCTTGTTGGCTTTTTCGTTCTGTCCCAGTTGGTAATAAGATTCTGCCATTTGGAAGGCGCCGTTTGCCCAGTCATACGGTACGTTGTATGATGGAATCATCTTTTCGGCGTAGTCGAGTGCGGCAAGTGCCTTATCCTTCTTGCCTTCTTTGATAAGCTGGCCTACGAGTTGCGTGAAGATACGGCGGTGCGTGTAGCACATACGCATCACGTTCTCGTCGATATAGATACCCGGCTTGTCGATACCGCCGAACTTGAACTTGTTCATCAGGTTGTCGTACATCTTTTCGCTGTCAATCTTGCTGTCCAGTTTGTCTGTATCGAATGGCGTGAAACGGTAGGCAAGACCCTCTTGCATAAAGTGGTTACCCATACCCAGATGGTTTTCGCTTCCTACGGTGATTGCCATATAGATAGGACGTTCCCAGTTAGCGTTAGCAAGCATTTCGAGCATCATCAGTTCACTCTTGTAGAGGGCGCGTTTCGGGTTGCCGTTGGCGTCTCTAAGGGTGATTGTCATGTATTCGGGGATAGAGTCGCCCAAAGCTTCCGGTATCTTCATGCCGGAGCGGCGTACGGCTTCTTTGTCCACCTTCATTACGATGCTGTCCGTAGGGATCAGCGGCAGTTGGATATCTTTTCCTGTCTTTTTGAGAAGCTCTTTCAGTTGGTCGTTCTTGCCTAGCATCCAGCGGTTGATGATTTCCTTCAGTTCATAAGGATTCTCACCGAAGATGGAGTGAACGAGTGACAGTATAGTAGTGTCTCCCTGTGCAGCCAGTTCGTTTGCCTGTTTGAAATAGCTGTCGATGAAGGCTTTCATTTCCGTACGGATAGGGATATATTCGTTTTGTCCTTCCACATATTCCACACGGTCCCAAGTGATAGGAAGCGACGGAGAATCGTAGGCCGGACGTTTCATTTGGTCAATATACCAGTCTGTTTGCAAGTAACTTAGGTTACAGGTGCGGGCATCTGTACGGAAGCCTTCCGTTTCCTGGTTGTACCACAATGGGAAAGTATCATTATCACCATTGGTATAAATAATCGGATTCCCTTTCTCTTGTAAGGTCATCAGGTAGTTTTGTCCGAAGTCACGGGCAACGAAGCGTCCGCTACGGTCGTGGTCATCCCAGGTCTGTCCCGCCATCTGGATGGGGACGAACAAACAGAGCACTGAAGCCAGTACGGCTGCCGGAAGTTCCTGCATCTTGCAGTATTCTCGCAGCATACGGATGATACCTGCCACTCCCATACCTACCCAGATGGCAAAGGCGTAGAACGAACCGGCATACGCGTAATCTCGTTCACGGGGTTGTGCAGGGGTTTGGTTAAGGTAGAGCACGATGGCGATACCTGTCATAAAGAACAGGAAGAAGACCACCCAGAATTGCTGGATGCCCCGCTGACTATGATAAGCCTGCCAGAAGAGTCCGATTAAGCCGAGAATCAGCGGCAGACAGTAGAATACATTGTGACCTTTATTGTTTTTGAGATCCTGCGGAAGCAGTTCCTGATTACCTACCAGCAGGTTATCGATAAACGGAATACCGGTGATCCAGTTACCGTGTTCAATTTCTCCGCTACTCTGTATGTCGTTCTGCCGTCCGGCAAAATTCCACATGAAGTAACGCCAGTACATGAAGTTCAACTGGTAAGAGAAGAAGAATTTGATATTTTCCCATTGGTTAGGCATATTTACCATCACCATTTCTCCACACTGGTCGTAAGGAACGTCATGCCCTTTGATGTCTACCCATTGCTTGTAGAGCGGTGCGTGTGACGAACTGTACATACGCGGGAAAAACATATTCTGTGCATATTCATATTCCACACGTCCGGGAAGTTCGATATAAGAGTCTTTTTCGTCGGGAGAAGTCTTTTCCTTACGGACAAACTTGCTTCCGGCTTCCGATTGGCGTGGAATACAATAACCGTCCTTCACGTCGAGTGCCACTTTCGAAGAGTAGGCAGGACCGTAGAAAAGCGGACGGGTTCCGTATTGTTCACGACCGAGGTATTCGCCCAGTGTGAATATATCCTCCGGTGAGTTTTGGTCCATCGGAGTGTTGGCAGTAGAACGGATAACGATCAGTGCGTAAGAAGAATACCCGATTACGATCATCATGGTGCACAGCAATGCCGTGTTCATGGTGCGGGCGGTGATACGCCATCTCTCTTTGATTTTAGCCTGTACACCCGGAGCAAGATAAAGTCCCAGTGCGGCGATAATCAGAATACCGATGATGATACTGCTGGCTCCGTGTCCGTAGAATGGGATACCCAGCAAAGCGATCGTCAGGATAAAGGAGATAGCCATGCGGGCTTTGTTCTTTTCGGTGTAACTTTCGTATACACCCCAGATCAGAGCGGCCGCAAGCAGAATGATATAAACCACTACGCCCGAGTTGAACGACATTCCGAGTCCGTTGACGAACAACAGTTCAAACCAGCCGCCTACTTTCACGATACCCGGTACGATGCCGTAAAGCACGGCTGCAACGAGCACCATTGAACCTAATAGCGCAATTAACGAACCTTTGGCGGTAGCATTCGGAGTTTTCTTGTAGTAATATACCAATACGATGGCAGGCAGACAAAGCAAGTTCAGCAAGTGCACACCGATACTCAATCCGGTCAGATAGGCGATGAGGATGATCCAACGGTCGCTATGAGGCTGGTCGGCTACATCTTCCCATTTCAGAATCAACCAGAAAACGACAGCGGTAAACAGGGAGGAGAAAGCGTATACTTCACCTTCTACAGCCGAGAACCAGAATGTGTCACTGAACGTATAGACCAGTGCGCCCACCAGTCCGCTACCCATAATTGTGATAAGCTGTCCTTTAGTGATATTGTTTTCGTCCGTGATAATCAGTTTGCGTACCAGGTGGGTGATGCTCCAGAAAAGGAACAGAATACAGGCGCCACTCATGAGGGCACTCATGTAATTCACCATTTTAGCAACAGTTGTTACGTCGGAAGCAAATTGAGAGAACAGATTCGCCACTAGCATGAAGAAAGGTGCGCCGGGCGGGTGTCCGACTTCCAGTTTATAGCCGGTGGTTATGAACTCCGGGCAATCCCAGAAACTTGCGGTCGGTTCTATTGTCAGGCAGTAGACGGTTGCCGCAATGATGAATGTAAGCCAACCCATAAGGTTGTTTACGGTTCTGTACTGTTTCATTAGCACTATCGTAGTTTATTCGTTAAAAACAAATTATGAGGTCGCAAAGATAGTGATTTGTAAGGATAATGAGGAAGAAAGTAAGAAATATTAAGTAACGGAGAGGTGATTTACTATCTCTTTCGATTTATTTTTCTACTTTTGCTTACTGACAATAAATGCTTGTGAAGTAATGGACAAGGACGTAAAGCTGGAACAAGAATTCGATCTGGTCTTCAAGGCACACTATTCACTAGTGAAGAAGTTTGCGTTGATGCTCCTCAAATCAGGGCAGGACGCGGATGACATCGCGCAGGAGGTTTTCACACGACTATGGGCCAAACCGCAGATTTGGCAGGACAACCCCGGGATAGACAAATATATCTATGCTATGACCAAACATGCCATTTTTGATTTTCTCAAGCATAAGCGCATAGAGCGGTCTTACCAACAGGCACAGATGGAAGAAAACCTTTTCAAGGACTTGTCTCCGTCGGATGACACGTTGGACGCCATCTATTATAAAGAAATACGATTGGCCCTGCAAATGGCCGTTGAACAGTTCCCCGAGCGCCGCCGGCTGATTTTCGAGATGAGTCGTCTTCATGGAATGAGTTATCTGGAAATAGCGGAAAAGCTTGATATTTCAGTGCGTACCGTAGAGCGTCAAATCTATCTTTCCTTGCTCGAACTAAAAAAAATCGTATATATTTTGTTTTTTCTTCATTTCATTTGAGTACTCTTCATAGTTGTGTCGTGCTATATATAGATTCACTACTAATAGCACAACGATATGAAGAATTATTTTCGGCAGATACTGACCTCGTTCACTAAGAATAATTATTCGGAAACCATCCGGCAGAATGTCTACGGATGGTTGACGGACAAGGAGCATGCCGTAGAAAAGGACAAAGCCTTAAAAGAAATCTGGGCGGCGGCGCACGCTATGGGCGAAGTGTCTCATGTGGAGAAAGAGCTCGAACGATGGAAACGGAATAACGGCTTTCACACAGTCTCTACGCTTCCTGCAACTTCTAATTGTAAAACCCGGATATTGCGTCTTTGGCAGTCCGTAGCGGCTGTTCTGCTGTTGATTGCCGTTTCTCTTGGTTATCTGGTGATGCAGGCGGAGAGAACGCAGAATGACCTTATACAGGAATTCATTCCGGTGGCGGGAATGCGGCATCTTTCTCTTCCGGATGGCAGTCAGGTTCAGTTAAATTCAAAAAGTACTTTGTTATATCCGAAACAGTTTACCGGAAAAGAGCGGTGCGTTTACTTGGTTGGTGAAGCCAACTTTAAAGTAAAGCCCGACAAGAAACACCCTTTCATTGTAAAGTCGGATGATTTTCAGGTGACTGCTTTGGGAACGGAATTCAATGTCAGTGCCTATCCCGAGAATCCGGAAGTCAGCACAGCATTGCTGTCGGGCAGTGTATTGGTAGAGTGGGGAAATCTGACCCGGCGGACCGTATTGCGGCCTGACGAACAGTTGACGTATGACAAAGAGAATCGTCGGTTCCGGGTGGTGCATCCCGATATGGCAGATGTCACAGCCTGGCAGCGGGGTGAACTGGTATTCAACGAAATGACAGTGGAAGATATTATACGCGTACTGGAACGGAAATACGATTATACGTTTGTCTATAGTCTGAATCAATTGAAGAAAGACCGATTGAGTTTCCGGTTCAAGGATAAAGCACCTCTGGCGGAAGTCATGGATATCATTGTCGATGTGGCGGGCAATTTGAAATTCAAGATAGAAGGAGATAAATGTTACATCACACGGAAAATAAATCAATAACTTAAAAACACAATTACCGCCCATGAGAAAAAAGTATCCGGAACAGAGCGCCACTCCATCCCGGATATGAAATAATCAACTTTTCTGCATCAGAGTGTTATGCTCTGTTGATCTGATCTACGTGAATAACAACCTAGTTAACAAACTAATACTTAAAAGTTAATGCTACAAAATTACACATTTATAGCGGATAAGCGAGGTGTAAGAAGAAGTTTTCTACTCTTTTTCTGCTTATTTTTGCTACAAGTAACAGCTTTTGCTCAAAATGACGTGCGGATTACCATCCGTGAAAACAATATCACCGTCATTGAAGCATTGAAGAAAGTGGAAAAGCAGTCGGGACTGTCCATCGGATACAACAACTCGCTGCTGCGTGACAAACCTGCCCTCAATCTCAATCTGAATAAAGCCGGATTGGATTATTCTCTCTCTACTATCCTGAAAGGTACAGGCTGTACCTACGAATTGAAAGGGAAATACATCAAGATTATCCCTCAACCGGTACAAGAAAAACCATCTTCCGATAAACAAATCAAAGGAAAAGTGACGGACGAAACGGGTGAGCCGCTTATCGGTGTCAATATCCAGGTGCAAGGTTCTGCCAGCGGAGTCATTACGGACATTGACGGACACTATTCTATCGAAGCTCTGGCAGGCAGTATACTCAACTTTACCTATGTGGGTTATACTTCCCAAAGTGTAAAGGTCACGGACAAGAACGTGTACAATGTAGTACTTGCTGCCGCAGTAGAACAACTTAATGAAGTAGTTGTGACTGCTCTCGGCATCAAGCGCGAGCAGAAAGCCTTGAGCTACAATGTGCAACAGGTGAAAGCGGACGAAATCTCCGGCATTAAAGATGCTAATTTCATCAACAGTCTGAATGGTAAGGTGGCAGGTGTTACTATCAACAGCAGTTCTTCCGGTGTAGGTGGAGCCAGCAAGGTAGTGATGCGTGGTGCGAAATCTATCGAACAAAGCAGTAATGCGCTTTACGTCATCGACGGTATACCGATGTATAACTTTGGTGGCGGCGGTGGAATGGAGTTCGACTCACGGGGTGCTACGGAGAGCATTGCCGACATTAATCCGGACGATATCGAGAGCATCTCCGTATTGACGGGTGCCGCAGCAGCCGCACTCTACGGTAGTAATGCCGCCAATGGTGCGATTGTTATTACTACCAAGCGCGGGCAAGTAGGCAAGTTGCAAGTGACGGTGAACAGCAATACTGAATTTGCCCGTCCTTTCGTGCTTCCTGAATTCCAAAACCGCTACGGGACGGGAAGCCGTGGGAAAGACGGAGGTTCTACCATCCTAAGCTGGGGAGCGAAGTTGAATGACGCCTCCCGCACCAATTATGAACCGAAAGATTTCTTTGATACAGGACTGATCTTCACCAATTCTGTCACCCTTTCTACCGGTACGGAGAAGAACCAGACCTTCTTTTCGGTGGCGTCGGTCAACTCCGAAGGCATTGTTCCCAACAATCGTTATAACCGTTTTAATTTTACTTTCCGCAATACAACGAATTTCCTGAATGATCGGATGAAGCTTGACATAGGAGCCAGCTACATCATTCAGAACGACCGCAACATGACCAATCAGGGTATTTATTCCAATCCCATCGTGCCTGTTTATCTGTTCCCGCGCGGCGATGACTTCGGACTTGTCAAAGTGTTCGAACGTTGGGATCCGGCACGCAAAATCAATACGATGTTCTGGCCGCAGGGCGAAGGTGACTACCGTATGCAGAATCCTTACTGGATTGCTTACCGTAATCTGCGTCTGAATCAGAAGAAGCGTTATATGCTGTCTGCTCAATTGAGCTATGACATTACCGACTGGTTGAATATATCAGGACGTGTACGTGTGGATAACACACACACCAAGTATGAACAGAAACTCTACGCCAGCTCCAACCTTACGATTACGGAAGAGAGTACGCAGGGACACTATACCATCTCCAAGCCTGACGAAACACAGACGTATGCTGACGTGCTTGCCAACATCAACAAGCGTTTTGCCGACTTCTCGCTTGTAGCAAACGTGGGTGCCAGCATAGTGAACAACAGATACGAAGATTTAAGCTATCGTGGGCCGATTCGTGAAAAGGGAATACCGAACGTGTTTAATGTGTTCGACCTCGACAACACAAAGAAGAAAGCCCGTCAAGATGAATGGCAGGAGCAGACGCAATCTGTTTTCGCCAGTGTGGAAGTGGGTTGGAAGAGTATGCTCTATCTCACACTGACCGGGCGAAACGACTGGGCTTCGCAGCTTGCCAACTCTTCTACGTCTTGTTTCTTCTATCCGTCCGTAGGTCTTTCGGGTGTTATCTCCGAAATGCTGACTTTGCCGGAATTTATCGACTATATGAAGGTGCGCGGCTCTTTCAGTTCCGTTGGTATGCCTTATCCCCGTAACCTGACGTCGCCTACTTACGAATACGATGAGGCCAACCAGCAATGGAAACCCAAGACGCATTACCCTATCAAAGACCTGAAACCGGAGCGTACCAACTCATGGGAACTTGGGCTGGATATGCGTCTTTTCAAGGACTTTAGCCTCGGTTTCTCATGGTATTTGGCGAATACTTTAAACCAGACCTTCGACCCGAAAGTCTCCGTATCTTCCGGTTACAGCAAGATTTATCTCCAGACAGGATATGTGCGCAACTCCGGTGTGGAACTTTCATTGGGTTACGGACATACATGGAACAATAATTTTCATTGGGAGAGCAACTTCACCCTTTCCCACAACAAGAATAAGATAATAGACTTAGTGACCTATTATATCCATCCTGAAACGGGATTGCCTATCACACAAAATCGTTTGGATGTAGGAGGATTGGGCAGGGCACGCTTCATTTTGAAGAAAGGGGGAACATTGGGTGACCTCTATACGCAAAGTGACCTGAAACGGGATAATAGTGGCATGGTGGAGATTGACCCTTCCGGTGCGCTGACCACTGAAGACAACCTACCCGACATTAAGCTGGGCAGCGTATTCCCGAAAGCCAATCTGGCATGGAGCAATCGTTTCGAGTGGCGTGGAATCAGTCTAGGTGCACTCTTTACGGCACGTATCGGAGGTATTGCTTATTCTGCCACACAGGCGGCAATGGATCAGTATGGAGTCTCCGAACGTTCGGCACAGGCCCGTGATAATGGAGGTGTATTGCTTAACGGACGTACTTTGGTAGATGCGCAAACGTATTACAGCCTCATCGGTAACAGTAGCGGATTGCCGCAGTATTACACTTTTAGCGCCACTAACGTGCGTTTGCAAGAAGCTAGCGTGGGTTATACCATTCCACGCAAGTGGTTGGGAAATGTGTGTGACATCAATGTCTCTGTGGTAGGCCGTAATCTGTGGATGATTTATTGCCGTGCACCTTTCGACCCTGAAGCTGTAGCTAATACAGGCAATTACTATCAGGGCATCGATAACTTCATGCTGCCGAGTACCCGTAATATCGGCGTGAATGTGAAAATAAACTTTTAATCCATTAAATCGGATCGTATGAAACAAGTGAAATCTTTTTTAAAGATATTTTCCCTGGGACTTCTTCTGGTTGGCGGAGCAGCCTGCACGGCTAACTTCGATGAAATCAACCGCAAGGAATACGAAGTGACTAAGGGGGAGCAGGGACGTGAGAACTATAACATAGGTTCTACTTTGCGAGGTTTGCAAGGGCTGGTGGTTCCCACCGAAGAGCATCTCTATCAGTTTATTGAGGCGTTGGCGGCAGGTCCGTTTGCCGGATATTTCGGAACTACGCTCGTGCGTACAGATAAATTTGAAACTTATAATCCGTCTGTCGACTGGCAGGACAAGACGTTCGGTGATATTTTCACCCAGTCTTATCCGCTTTACCGTGCTTTGCAGGATCAGAGCGACGATCCTGTGGCGCTGGCACTTGCTAAACTGCTGCGGGTATCTATTATGCACCGTATGACGGATATGTATGGTCCCATTCCTTATAGCAAGGTAATAGATAAGCAGGGCGGTGTTTCGCTGAACGTGCCTTATGATTCGCAGGAGGAAGTCTATGCGCAGATGCTGAAAGATCTGAACGAAGTGACGGATGTATTGAAAGAAAATCTCTCACTGGGCACTGAAGCATTCCGCAAGTTCGACGACGTTTATTACGGCGACCTTGGCAAGTGGTACAAATACGCTAACTCTTTGAAGTTGCGTATGGCCATCCGCATGGCTTATGTCGATCCTACTACGGCACAACAGGTGGCACAGGATGCCGTAGATGCAGGAGTGCTCACTGCCAATACCGACAATGCCCAGATGACAGTGGAAGAAAATCGTGCCTCGATGGTGTTCAACGGTTGGTCCGACCATCGGGTAGGAGCCGATCTGCTTTGCTACATGAACGGTTATCAGGACCCTCGCAGGGATAAGATGTTCACTCAAGTGGAAATCACGGAAACAGTCGGTGGTAAGCCGATAAAAGTATCTGGTTTTGCTGGTATCCGTATAGGCATCGACGTGGCGAACAAGGAAAGCGTGATAGACCGTTATAGCAAACCGATTATTTCCACCTCCAGTCCTTATCTTTGGATGACGGCTGCCGAAGTCACGTTCCTGCGTGCTGAAGGCGCATTGCGCAACTGGTCGATGGGCGGCGACGCCAAAGACCTGTATGAAGAAGCAATCGCTCTTTCTTTCGAGCAGTATGGGCTTCCCGCCACGGATGCCATTGCTTATGCTGCCAATGCCTCCAACACACC
The Bacteroides luhongzhouii DNA segment above includes these coding regions:
- a CDS encoding TonB-dependent receptor, which encodes MLQNYTFIADKRGVRRSFLLFFCLFLLQVTAFAQNDVRITIRENNITVIEALKKVEKQSGLSIGYNNSLLRDKPALNLNLNKAGLDYSLSTILKGTGCTYELKGKYIKIIPQPVQEKPSSDKQIKGKVTDETGEPLIGVNIQVQGSASGVITDIDGHYSIEALAGSILNFTYVGYTSQSVKVTDKNVYNVVLAAAVEQLNEVVVTALGIKREQKALSYNVQQVKADEISGIKDANFINSLNGKVAGVTINSSSSGVGGASKVVMRGAKSIEQSSNALYVIDGIPMYNFGGGGGMEFDSRGATESIADINPDDIESISVLTGAAAAALYGSNAANGAIVITTKRGQVGKLQVTVNSNTEFARPFVLPEFQNRYGTGSRGKDGGSTILSWGAKLNDASRTNYEPKDFFDTGLIFTNSVTLSTGTEKNQTFFSVASVNSEGIVPNNRYNRFNFTFRNTTNFLNDRMKLDIGASYIIQNDRNMTNQGIYSNPIVPVYLFPRGDDFGLVKVFERWDPARKINTMFWPQGEGDYRMQNPYWIAYRNLRLNQKKRYMLSAQLSYDITDWLNISGRVRVDNTHTKYEQKLYASSNLTITEESTQGHYTISKPDETQTYADVLANINKRFADFSLVANVGASIVNNRYEDLSYRGPIREKGIPNVFNVFDLDNTKKKARQDEWQEQTQSVFASVEVGWKSMLYLTLTGRNDWASQLANSSTSCFFYPSVGLSGVISEMLTLPEFIDYMKVRGSFSSVGMPYPRNLTSPTYEYDEANQQWKPKTHYPIKDLKPERTNSWELGLDMRLFKDFSLGFSWYLANTLNQTFDPKVSVSSGYSKIYLQTGYVRNSGVELSLGYGHTWNNNFHWESNFTLSHNKNKIIDLVTYYIHPETGLPITQNRLDVGGLGRARFILKKGGTLGDLYTQSDLKRDNSGMVEIDPSGALTTEDNLPDIKLGSVFPKANLAWSNRFEWRGISLGALFTARIGGIAYSATQAAMDQYGVSERSAQARDNGGVLLNGRTLVDAQTYYSLIGNSSGLPQYYTFSATNVRLQEASVGYTIPRKWLGNVCDINVSVVGRNLWMIYCRAPFDPEAVANTGNYYQGIDNFMLPSTRNIGVNVKINF
- a CDS encoding RNA polymerase sigma-70 factor, which encodes MDKDVKLEQEFDLVFKAHYSLVKKFALMLLKSGQDADDIAQEVFTRLWAKPQIWQDNPGIDKYIYAMTKHAIFDFLKHKRIERSYQQAQMEENLFKDLSPSDDTLDAIYYKEIRLALQMAVEQFPERRRLIFEMSRLHGMSYLEIAEKLDISVRTVERQIYLSLLELKKIVYILFFLHFI
- a CDS encoding polysaccharide deacetylase family protein, encoding MFIEQPPWLFRALYPQAIFRMDPSERAVYLTFDDGPIPEVTPWVVELLEKHHIKATFFMVGDNIRKHPDEYRMVVEHGHRIGNHTFNHIRGFEYSNPDYLANARKVDEIIHSDLFRPPHGHMGFRQYYTLRYHYRIIMWDLVTRDYSKRMRPEQVLNNVKRYARNGSIITFHDSLKSWNNGNLQYALPRAIEFLKEEGYEFKVL
- a CDS encoding ATP-binding protein; protein product: MWTLEQLKYCKESEDKVEFKKGEHGNIAYDGGSRIKPSERRRCILGYVTALCNEKGGSIIIGMEDKYPHRIIGTSQCEGAIGQLEADIYRDTGIRVIVYELYENEINKKGRVLIIEVPSRPFGRVFKFEDVALMRVGEELKPMSDEVFLKIIQEQEPDFSEQLCENASINDLDDDAINILRQKYALKQKNPSFLTLPKKQILSDLGLIEGKKVTNAAILLLGKDSILQKLFPQAAIMLEYRSTESQIPFDNRKVYRQAFYLMIDKLWKDIDARNGAVQVKDGPYIFDIPYFNEEVIRESINNAIAHRDYRRNSETVIKQYPQKLIITNIGGFPIGVTIDNLLTIPSTPRNRLLADVLSKTGIVERSGQGVDKIFKNTLSEGKEAPDYSHSDMFKVELRLSATIKDKAFALFLESVQQSLTEEQKLSVFEIIALDKIRQGNDYKEVDRKIIEKLEKRGLIEKRGKTKGAYYILSQSYYEFTDNKVEYFKRTSWDLSQAFSLIVSYLNKNSKAKMGEFVNLFDGHLSRKQVRTFIQQLVDNQILISEGKGYGTSYSLGNDYKKKDELMNKAFILGCEELKRRGEM
- a CDS encoding FecR family protein, which produces MKNYFRQILTSFTKNNYSETIRQNVYGWLTDKEHAVEKDKALKEIWAAAHAMGEVSHVEKELERWKRNNGFHTVSTLPATSNCKTRILRLWQSVAAVLLLIAVSLGYLVMQAERTQNDLIQEFIPVAGMRHLSLPDGSQVQLNSKSTLLYPKQFTGKERCVYLVGEANFKVKPDKKHPFIVKSDDFQVTALGTEFNVSAYPENPEVSTALLSGSVLVEWGNLTRRTVLRPDEQLTYDKENRRFRVVHPDMADVTAWQRGELVFNEMTVEDIIRVLERKYDYTFVYSLNQLKKDRLSFRFKDKAPLAEVMDIIVDVAGNLKFKIEGDKCYITRKINQ
- a CDS encoding glycosyltransferase family 117 protein — encoded protein: MKQYRTVNNLMGWLTFIIAATVYCLTIEPTASFWDCPEFITTGYKLEVGHPPGAPFFMLVANLFSQFASDVTTVAKMVNYMSALMSGACILFLFWSITHLVRKLIITDENNITKGQLITIMGSGLVGALVYTFSDTFWFSAVEGEVYAFSSLFTAVVFWLILKWEDVADQPHSDRWIILIAYLTGLSIGVHLLNLLCLPAIVLVYYYKKTPNATAKGSLIALLGSMVLVAAVLYGIVPGIVKVGGWFELLFVNGLGMSFNSGVVVYIILLAAALIWGVYESYTEKNKARMAISFILTIALLGIPFYGHGASSIIIGILIIAALGLYLAPGVQAKIKERWRITARTMNTALLCTMMIVIGYSSYALIVIRSTANTPMDQNSPEDIFTLGEYLGREQYGTRPLFYGPAYSSKVALDVKDGYCIPRQSEAGSKFVRKEKTSPDEKDSYIELPGRVEYEYAQNMFFPRMYSSSHAPLYKQWVDIKGHDVPYDQCGEMVMVNMPNQWENIKFFFSYQLNFMYWRYFMWNFAGRQNDIQSSGEIEHGNWITGIPFIDNLLVGNQELLPQDLKNNKGHNVFYCLPLILGLIGLFWQAYHSQRGIQQFWVVFFLFFMTGIAIVLYLNQTPAQPRERDYAYAGSFYAFAIWVGMGVAGIIRMLREYCKMQELPAAVLASVLCLFVPIQMAGQTWDDHDRSGRFVARDFGQNYLMTLQEKGNPIIYTNGDNDTFPLWYNQETEGFRTDARTCNLSYLQTDWYIDQMKRPAYDSPSLPITWDRVEYVEGQNEYIPIRTEMKAFIDSYFKQANELAAQGDTTILSLVHSIFGENPYELKEIINRWMLGKNDQLKELLKKTGKDIQLPLIPTDSIVMKVDKEAVRRSGMKIPEALGDSIPEYMTITLRDANGNPKRALYKSELMMLEMLANANWERPIYMAITVGSENHLGMGNHFMQEGLAYRFTPFDTDKLDSKIDSEKMYDNLMNKFKFGGIDKPGIYIDENVMRMCYTHRRIFTQLVGQLIKEGKKDKALAALDYAEKMIPSYNVPYDWANGAFQMAESYYQLGQNEKANKIIDELANKSLEYMIWYLSLSDSQLAIASENFVYNASLLDAEVRLMEKYKSEELAKHYSTQLDQLYNEYVTRMKGK